A region of the Thermoleophilaceae bacterium genome:
GCGGCGGAGCTTCAGCGTGTACGCGGGCATGGCGCTAGTAGGTCCTCGCCTCTGGTTGCCACTGGGTGATCGTCACGTCCGAGTAGGAGATCTGCGGCCCGTCCTCGGAGTAGGTGAGGTTGATGTGCTTAAGCCACTCGTCGTCGTTTCGCTCCGGATAGTCGGTGCGGAACTGGGCCCCGCGGCTCTCCTTGCGCTCGAGCGCGCCCACAACGACACACTCCGCGTTGTCGAGCATGTAGCCGAGCTCGAGCGCACCGAAGAGATCCTGGTTGAAGACGCTGCCCTTGTCGTCAATGGCCACCGTCTTCGCCTCCTCCTTCAACCGGCGCACGATCTCGAGCGCCTGGTTCAGCCCCTCCTCGTCCCGGAAGACCGCTGCGTACTTGTCCATTGTCGAGCCGAGCTCCGCCTTGATCTCGGACACGCGCCGGCCCGTCCGGTCGCGGCCGACGATCTCGCGCACGCTCTGCTCCTCGTGCTCGAGGTGCTCGCGCGAGGCGGTGGGCTGGGCCATCGTCTTCGCGCGCTGAGCGGCGTGTCGACCGGAGCGCCCGCCGAAGATCAGGGTGTCGAGCAGCGAGTTCGCGCCGAGGCGGTTGCCACCGTGCACCGACACGCACGCCACCTCGCCCGCGGCGTAGAGACCGGGGATCTCCGTCTGCCCGTCCACGTTGGTCTTCACCCCGCCCATCACGTAGTGGTTGCCCGGCTTGATGTGGATCGGCTCCTTGGTGATGTCCACTCCGGCGAAGTCGCGGCCCACGTTCACGATCTCGCGCAGCGCCTCGTGGATGCGCTTGCGCGGCACCACCGTGATGTCGAGCGCCACTGTGCCGTCGGGGAAGCCGCGGCCCTCGTTGATTTCGGTCTGCTCCGCGCGCGACACCACATCGCGTGAGGCGAGCTCGAGCTTGTTGGGCGCGTACTTCTCCATGAAGCGCTCGCCCTGCGCGTTGTAGAGATGCG
Encoded here:
- a CDS encoding FAD-binding protein, producing the protein MPTHDVLVIGAGLAGQRAALAAAEAGASVGILSKVHPVRSHSNAAQGGINAALGEEDTWESHAFDTVKGSDYLGDQDAIEIMCKAAPQEILDLEHLGVTFHRNEQGRLGTRAFGGASAARTYYVADITGQAILHVLYEQLMKHDEIYRYEEWFNTAIVQDDGGQVAGVVARNMRDGTMELFGAKAVILACGGNGQIYNPTTNALICTGDGIALAYRAGAPLMDMEMVQYHPTTLQGNGLLITEGARGEGAHLYNAQGERFMEKYAPNKLELASRDVVSRAEQTEINEGRGFPDGTVALDITVVPRKRIHEALREIVNVGRDFAGVDITKEPIHIKPGNHYVMGGVKTNVDGQTEIPGLYAAGEVACVSVHGGNRLGANSLLDTLIFGGRSGRHAAQRAKTMAQPTASREHLEHEEQSVREIVGRDRTGRRVSEIKAELGSTMDKYAAVFRDEEGLNQALEIVRRLKEEAKTVAIDDKGSVFNQDLFGALELGYMLDNAECVVVGALERKESRGAQFRTDYPERNDDEWLKHINLTYSEDGPQISYSDVTITQWQPEARTY